Genomic window (Pradoshia sp. D12):
TAAAAATGCGTGAATGTACTAGGGGCAGAATCATCCTTCGGTAAATAAATAGGATGCCCCTTATGACTGCCATATGCAAAAGCACGGGCTATACCAATAGCTCCCAATGCATCCAGACGGTCCGCATCCTGCACAATGGCTGCTTCAGGGGATAAGCCCTCTCTTAAACCCTCACTAAATGAGATACTGGAGACATCCCTTTTAATCTTTCCCCTAATTTCTTCATTTTTCACATTAGATTCGAGCCATTCGCTAAGTACCGCTTCTCCCGCTTTTTTTGTCCCATTTAATTTGGAATCGGATAGATCATGCAGTAGGGCGATCAGTTCAATTAGCTCAGGATCGCCTGTTTGCTCGGTTTGATAGATTAATAAGGATAGCCTTCTGACACGATCCATATGCTGCCAGTCATGGCCCGTTGTATCGTTAATAAAACGTTTTTTCACGAATTCTTCCGCTGCTTTAATAGCTTCGCGCATAATAAACTCCTTTACTTTTCTATCCATCCGATTCCTACTGTTTCAACGCCTGCGTGAAGGCAAAGGGCAGTCCCGAGCGGATGTATCGTAATTGATAATTCCTCACTGATTCTTTCAACCATCCGGACCCAATCGCTTGTTTGACTGATCTGTTTTCCATACAGCATAAAAACTTCTTCAATCTGGTAGGACCCCAGGGATTGTTTTAAATAGGATTGGATTTTTTCTGTTGCCTTTTTCCATGTACGAACCTTGGTTTTAATCTGTAGACTTCCTTCCTGAAAGGTTACGATTGGCTTTATATTCAAAAGACTTCCCAGGTAATAGCTTGAGGTGTTAAGCCTGCCGCTATTATGAAGCTGCTGAAGAGATCCTATCCAAACATACACTCTTAACTTAGATTTAAGCGCATGGATTGCTTCCACAACTTCTGTAGGTTCATTTGAAGTTTCCCATATTTTAATAGCTTTCTTTATCAATAACGTCAATGGATAAGCAAGATAATGAGTATCCACATTAAAAACCGGGATATCCACCAGCTCGGCAGCTTGAACACTTGTAGAATATGTACCGCTTAATTTATCAGAGATATGAAAGGAGAAGATAGAGTCATAGGTAACAGCCAACTTGTCGTAAAGCTTTTTGAAATCGCCAATCGATGGCTGCGATGAGGTAAGAGTGGATCCCTTTTCTATGTGTTCAACTAATTCATCGGTTGTTAGATCTACACCATCCAAATAAGACTTTCCATCAATCATCATGTGGACCGGTAAAACGTAAACATCTTTATTGGCTCTAAGTTCATCATCTAATACAGCAGAGCTGTCTGTTACCCACGCTACTTTTTTCATCATGCAACCAACCCCCATACCTCATGGAATACATAACCGATAAATGGCGTTACTCCTATTATAACCAAAAGCGTTTTTAAAAAGATACAAATATAAGACCTCTCCTTTGCTAGGAGAGGTCTGTCCTATAATAAATCAACGATACTTTTCTCTACTTCAGAAAGTTTTGTAGAGGGTGCAAAACGTTTTACAATCTTTCCATTTCGATCAATGAGAAACTTTGTAAAGTTCCATTTAATCGCCTTGGAACCCATCACACCAGGGGCCTGTTCTGTTAAATAATTAAATAATGGATGAGCTTGGTCTCCTCTTACATCCACTTTTGCGAACATAGGAAAGGTAATTCCATAATTAGTTCGGCAGAATGAATGGATTTCCATTTCATCTCCGGGTTCTTGATTCATAAATTGATTGCACGGAAATCCAAGAATAACCAAGCCCTGCTCCTTATATTTTTGGTAAAAGGATTCTAACTCTTTATACTGTGGAGTAAACCCACATTTACTGGCAGTATTCACAATAAGCAGGACCTTCCCCATATATCTTTCAAAGGAAACTTCATCTCCAGTGATTAAGTTAGCCTTAAAATCATAAATGTTCATCATCTTCACTCCCGCTAAAAATACATGACTGATCAAGTTTTACTTTCGTTCAAAAAAATCTAACCTTCTGCTTTCAGTATATGATGGATTTGGCTGACATAGGTATGTAATTGATCAATTTCATCCTCATAAATTGGCTTATCCTGCTTAATTTCAATCGTTACGAATGGATCTTCATGTTTAAATCCAATCGGAGTATGTTTAAAAACCCGGTAATGATACCCTTTATCCCAGATCTGCTTCAATATATGAATATTGCGGAGAGGATGCTCAGGATCGATATACCTAAATTTAATTTTAAGATCACATCCCGGCTCGCGTTTCGTTATGGATGATAGCTTTTCTGATGAGAAAGCTTGTAAACCTGCACTTAAAGAAAGTGTACATTCAACCGCTTTTTCCATCGAAGCATCAAGCCTTGTACTAATCTCAAAAATTCTTGACATATAGGCTAAGTCAACATAATCATGCCTGTCTATGATGGCTAACTCGCCTTCTAAGTCTAAATCATAAAAGGCACCTTCAACTACTACTTTCAGGTTTTCAAAAACTGATGGATCAAACATGAGATCACCTCCATTTTACATAATCTACCTATCCTTATTAAAACAATCCGACCGCATTGCCATTCTCGTCGACATCCATCTTTAAAGCAGCTGGTCTTTTAGGTAATCCAGGCATTGTCATAATATCTCCAGTAAGTACCACAATAAAACCTGCTCCTACAGAAGGCTTTAGCTTTTTGATATACAATGTAAATCCTTCAGGCCTGCCCAACAAACTTGGATTGTCCGATAATGAATACTGGGTTTTAGCCATACAAACAGGGAGCTGCCCCCATCCTTCTGATTCATATTTATGTATTTGTTGCAGAGCTTCAGGAGAATATTCAATCTTTTGTGCCCCATATACAATTTTTGCGACTTTTTCAATTTTCTCTTGAATGGAATCCGTTGATTCGTATAGACGTTTAAATGTATTGGTATTCTCCTTCATAAGGTCTTCAAGTTTTGCTGCAAGGTCCAATCCGCCCTGCCCACCTTTTTCCCACACTTCTGTTAAAGAGAAAGGTAATCCATGTTTCTGACATAAAGTATTGAATCGTTCCACCTCTGCATCAGTATCTGCAGAAAATTTATTTAAAGCGACGATAAAAGGCAATCCAAAAGCTTGAATCGTTTCACAATGCTTCACTAAATTCTGGAACCCTAATTCAATCGCATTTAGATTTTCCTCTTTTAATTTATCCGATTGTACGCCACCATGCATCTTTAAGGCTCTTAATGTTGCCACGATAACGACAGCATCCGGAGTAAGATCAGCAGCGCTTGTCTTAATATTCAAGAATTTTTCTCCGCCAAGGTCCGCACCAAATCCTGCTTCTGTAACACAATAATCAGCTAGCTTAAGGGCTGTTTTTGTAGCAAGTACACTGTTGCATCCATGTGCAATATTTGCAAACGGACCACAATGAATTAGAGTAGGCGTATGTTCAATAGTTTGAACCAAATTAGGCTTTAAAGCATCCTTTAACAATAAAGTTAGTGCACCCTCTACACCCAAGTCTGAAACAGAAACAGGTGTATCCTGATAGGTGTATCCAATCACAATCTTCCCTAATTTATCTTTTAAGTCATCTAAATCTATCGCGAGACAAAGAATTGCCATGATTTCAGATGCTACGGTTATATCAAAGCCATCTTCACGGGGAATTCCGTGCTTATCCCCGCCAAGCCCGATTACAATATGCCGAAGGGCACGGTCATTCATATCAAGGACCCTTTTCCAAATAATTTTCCGCGGGTCAATCTGCAGTTCATTTCCCTGCTGAATATGATTATCAATCAGAGCTGCCAGTGCATTATTTGCTGTTGTGATGGCATGTAAATCACCAGTAAAGTGCAGGTTAATTTCGTCCATTGGGAGTACCTGTGAATAACCGCCGCCAGTTGCACCTCCCTTTACACCCATGACTGGTCCAAGAGAAGGTTCTCTCATCGCTATCATTGCTTTCTTTCCAAGAAGAGAAAACGCATCTCCTAGACCAACGGTTACCGTTGATTTCCCTTCCCCTGCTTTAGTAGGATTGATGGAAGTAACGAGAATTAATTTCCCATCCTTTTTGGTGCTGCGGGATTTTAACACATCAAGAGAGATTTTCGCCTTGTATTTCCCGTAAGCTTCCCAATCTTCTTCCTTTAATCCAATCGTTTCAGCAATTTCTTTTATGGGTTTCATTTTTGCATTTAAAGCAATCTCGATATCACTTTTTACAATTGTGTCCAAATTCATGCTGAGCCCCCTAAAAATCAATAGTCATAATTAGTTTAACAAAAAATATATATCAAACACACATTATTATTTACAACCTCTCAAAAATATGAATACAATGGTAATATTATTTAATATTTTGAAAATTTAAACAAACAAGGAGGTCCATATCTTGCCGATTACGATTCCAAATAAACTACCCGTCAAACAAATTTTAGAAGAAGAAAATATTTTCGTAATGGATGATAACAGAGCTCTTAGTCAGGATATCCGACCTTTAAACATTCTCATTTTAAACTTAATGCCTGAAAAAGAGAAAACCGAAGCACAGCTGCTTCGATTACTAAGCAATACTCCTCTGCAAGTCAAAATAACCTTTTTACGAATGGAAACACATGAAAGTAAAAACACACCCCATACACATTTGGAACAATTCTACTCAACCTTCCCCGAAGTATCAACGAAGCGCTTCGACGGCTTAATTATTACTGGAGCGCCGGTTGAAAAGCTAGACTTCGAGGAAGTTCACTATTGGAATGAGCTAATCAACATAATGGATTGGTCAAGGGAGCATGTAACCTCATCCCTTCATATATGCTGGGGAGCCCAAGCAGCCCTATACCATCATTTTGGAATATCAAAGCAATTATTAAATAAAAAATGTACAGGCATCTATAAGCATAAAGTATTGAAACCATTCGAAAGCCTTGTAAGAGGATTTGATGATGTTTTTTACGCTCCGCATTCAAGATATACAGATATTGAAGCAGAAGAGATTCGCAATCATGAGGAGTTAATCGTCTTAGCAGAATCGGAGGAAGCAGGTTTGTTCCTGGTCGCTTCTAAGGATAAACGATTAATTATGGTAACCGGTCATCCAGAATACGATTTGGCTACCTTGTCCCATGAATATAAGCGTGACTTATCAAAGAGCTCAGGTGCCCCTATTCCTCAAAATTATTTTCCTGAGGACGACCCGCTGCAGCTCCCATTTCATACATGGAAAAGCCACGCAAGTCTTCTATTTTCTAATTGGCTGAATTATTATGTCTATCAGACGACACCTTACCAGTGGAAATAATGATAAGTATTCTTACAATAGAAATTCTTATATAAAATATAAAAGACAGCCTATCAGCTGTCTTTTTCTTCTAATATCCAATATCCTCTTATACTTCATTAATAATCTTAACGATTTCAATATCCCTAAATGCCATTAAATCTATGATTCCCCTTTCAGTCTTTATTAAAGACTTAAG
Coding sequences:
- a CDS encoding DegV family protein, which gives rise to MMKKVAWVTDSSAVLDDELRANKDVYVLPVHMMIDGKSYLDGVDLTTDELVEHIEKGSTLTSSQPSIGDFKKLYDKLAVTYDSIFSFHISDKLSGTYSTSVQAAELVDIPVFNVDTHYLAYPLTLLIKKAIKIWETSNEPTEVVEAIHALKSKLRVYVWIGSLQQLHNSGRLNTSSYYLGSLLNIKPIVTFQEGSLQIKTKVRTWKKATEKIQSYLKQSLGSYQIEEVFMLYGKQISQTSDWVRMVERISEELSITIHPLGTALCLHAGVETVGIGWIEK
- a CDS encoding formate--tetrahydrofolate ligase, coding for MNLDTIVKSDIEIALNAKMKPIKEIAETIGLKEEDWEAYGKYKAKISLDVLKSRSTKKDGKLILVTSINPTKAGEGKSTVTVGLGDAFSLLGKKAMIAMREPSLGPVMGVKGGATGGGYSQVLPMDEINLHFTGDLHAITTANNALAALIDNHIQQGNELQIDPRKIIWKRVLDMNDRALRHIVIGLGGDKHGIPREDGFDITVASEIMAILCLAIDLDDLKDKLGKIVIGYTYQDTPVSVSDLGVEGALTLLLKDALKPNLVQTIEHTPTLIHCGPFANIAHGCNSVLATKTALKLADYCVTEAGFGADLGGEKFLNIKTSAADLTPDAVVIVATLRALKMHGGVQSDKLKEENLNAIELGFQNLVKHCETIQAFGLPFIVALNKFSADTDAEVERFNTLCQKHGLPFSLTEVWEKGGQGGLDLAAKLEDLMKENTNTFKRLYESTDSIQEKIEKVAKIVYGAQKIEYSPEALQQIHKYESEGWGQLPVCMAKTQYSLSDNPSLLGRPEGFTLYIKKLKPSVGAGFIVVLTGDIMTMPGLPKRPAALKMDVDENGNAVGLF
- a CDS encoding glutathione peroxidase; the protein is MNIYDFKANLITGDEVSFERYMGKVLLIVNTASKCGFTPQYKELESFYQKYKEQGLVILGFPCNQFMNQEPGDEMEIHSFCRTNYGITFPMFAKVDVRGDQAHPLFNYLTEQAPGVMGSKAIKWNFTKFLIDRNGKIVKRFAPSTKLSEVEKSIVDLL
- a CDS encoding HD domain-containing protein, with protein sequence MDRKVKEFIMREAIKAAEEFVKKRFINDTTGHDWQHMDRVRRLSLLIYQTEQTGDPELIELIALLHDLSDSKLNGTKKAGEAVLSEWLESNVKNEEIRGKIKRDVSSISFSEGLREGLSPEAAIVQDADRLDALGAIGIARAFAYGSHKGHPIYLPKDDSAPSTFTHFYDKLLLLKTLMNTRTGKRLAEERHQFILLFLEQFKKDMME
- the metA gene encoding homoserine O-acetyltransferase MetA, which gives rise to MPITIPNKLPVKQILEEENIFVMDDNRALSQDIRPLNILILNLMPEKEKTEAQLLRLLSNTPLQVKITFLRMETHESKNTPHTHLEQFYSTFPEVSTKRFDGLIITGAPVEKLDFEEVHYWNELINIMDWSREHVTSSLHICWGAQAALYHHFGISKQLLNKKCTGIYKHKVLKPFESLVRGFDDVFYAPHSRYTDIEAEEIRNHEELIVLAESEEAGLFLVASKDKRLIMVTGHPEYDLATLSHEYKRDLSKSSGAPIPQNYFPEDDPLQLPFHTWKSHASLLFSNWLNYYVYQTTPYQWK